One genomic segment of Hordeum vulgare subsp. vulgare chromosome 2H, MorexV3_pseudomolecules_assembly, whole genome shotgun sequence includes these proteins:
- the LOC123430117 gene encoding GTPase activating protein 1-like: MTSEPVPPGMLSVRVLRGVNLVNRDADGSDPYVVLLLDNQKVKTSIIKKTVNPVWNEDLTLAVTNPTTPIKIEVFDKDKFSKDDKMGDAEVDLEPLLQMARMDLEDIRSGTVVRTVRPHRGGAGGSCCLADESSIVWEEGQVVQDVLLKLRNVATGIIQLQLRWVKIPSL, from the exons ATGACGTCGGAGCCGGTGCCGCCGGGGATGTTGAGCGTGCGGGTGCTGCGCGGGGTGAACCTCGTGAATCGTGATGCCGACGGCAGCGACCCCTACGTCGTGCTTCTCCTGGACAACCAGAAGGTGAAGACGAGCATCATCAAAAAGACGGTGAACCCGGTCTGGAATGAGGATCTCACCCTCGCCGTCACGAATCCAACAACACCGATCAAGATA GAGGTGTTTGACAAGGACAAGTTCAGCAAAGACGACAAGAtgggggatgccgaggtggacctGGAGCCGCTTCTGCAGATGGCGAGGATGGACCTGGAGGACATCCGGAGCGGTACCGTGGTGCGCACTGTGCGGCCTCACCGTGGCGGCGCCGGAGGGAGCTGTTGCCTGGCAGACGAGAGCAGCATCGTGTGGGAGGAAGGACAGGTGGTGCAGGATGTGTTGCTCAAGCTCAGGAACGTCGCCACCGGCATCATCCAGCTCCAGCTTCGATGGGTCAAAATACCATCATTATGA